A single genomic interval of Nycticebus coucang isolate mNycCou1 chromosome 21, mNycCou1.pri, whole genome shotgun sequence harbors:
- the LOC128574170 gene encoding multifunctional methyltransferase subunit TRM112-like protein: MCVGWSPWFPPTHQTTEVHINPVEFNPEFMECMIPKVEWAAVLEVADTLHLPKELIEGYEHDEKFLRKMHHILLEVDVLEGTLQCPESGCLFPITRGIPQHAAE; the protein is encoded by the exons ATGTGCGTGGGGTGGAGCCCATGGTTTCCCCCTACACACCAGACCACTGAGGTTCACATCAACCCTGTGGAGTTCAACCCTGAGTTCATGGAGTGTATGATACCCAAGGTGGAGTGGGCGGCAGTCCTGGAGGTGGCAGATACCTTGCACCTG CCCAAAGAGCTGATTGAGGGATATGAGCATGATGAGAAATTTCTGAGGAAGATGCACCACATCCTGTTGGAGGTGGATGTGTTGGAGGGCACCCTGCAATGCCCAGAGTCTGGATGTCTGTTCCCCATCACCCGTGGAATCCCCCAACATGCTGCTGAATGA